From the genome of Peptoniphilus sp. ING2-D1G:
TTATCTTTTCTATACAATCATAATCATCTCTACAAAAGAAATGCGATACTCCGGATATGCTGTTATGTGTCCAAGCTCCACCTAATTTTTCAGCATCTATAATTTCTCCCGTCACATTTTTTATTACTTTTGGTCCTGTAATAAATGACCTACTTGTTTTATCTACAGACAAAACAAAATCTGTAAGTGCCGGAGAATAAACAGTCCCCCCTGCACAAGGTCCCATTATGGCAGATATTTGAGGTATTACGCCTGAGGCCATTACATTGTTATAAAATATATTTCCGTAAGATGTATTTGGTCCTTCTTGTATTCTAGCTCCACCGGAATCATTTAGTCCTACAAAAGGAACTCCGGCGTCCAAAGCAAGCTCCTGAATTCGCTTTAATTTCATACCTTGCATTTCGCCCATTGCACCGCCCATAACTGTAAAATCGTGAGCAAATGCGAACGTTTTTCTACCATTTATCAAACCATATCCTGTTACAATCCCCTCAGAAGGAGTATCAACTTTTTCCATTCCGAAGTAGTGACATCTGTGTTTCATAAAAACATTATATTCTTGAAAGGTTCCTTTATCAAAGAGTAAGTCTATTCTCTCTCTGGCGGTTAATTTGCCCTTTTTATGTTGTTTATTTATTCTGTCTATACCGCCTCCTAAATAAATATTTCTTTTCTTTTCTAACATTTCATTTAATTTTGTAATAGCTATCATCCCCTTTCTTTACATTTTATTTACCTTAATACTACCATGCTGTGAATAAGTAATAAAATTGTAAAATTTAATGTTCCTATAAAAATTATTAATAAAAAACAGAGTGTATTTTTATTAATACACTCTGTTTACATTTTTATATTTAAATTTATTCTATTCATAAGATTCTATTTCTTTCTTAAATTATTGTAATAATCAATTATGAAATTACAAAACGCCTCTACCCCCTTGGATTTATAAACATTTTTATTCCAGGATAAGACTATATCTCTACTTTGCTTAACATCATTTAAGGGTATAAAATTGATTACATCATCGTATAATCCTCTTAATTTAGCAGATTTGGAGGAAATTGTAATCCCTGAGTTTTGATTTAACAACAATCTTCTGAGTTCATGATCACACTCCATCAAAATATTTGGAATAAAGTTTAAACTCTCAAACAATAAATCTGTTTGTTGCCTAAAAGGAAATCCTCTATCTAACAAGATAAAATTCTCGTGTTTCAAATCATTCAAACATACTTCCTTTAACTTTGATAATCTGTTATTTTTATGAACTGCTAACATAAATTCATCTTTAAATAAGAGCTTGTGTTTAATATTATTACTTTCATATCCGGGAGATGTTATGCTTATATCTATGAGATTGTAGTCCATAAGTTTTTTTACATCTTCCAGTTTATTTACTGTTTGTTTAAACTTTATACAGTTGTTATCAAGAAATATATTTATTCCTTGCAGAAATTGCGGGCTGGTAACAGATACTTTAACTATGTTCTCATTTGCATATTTCAGCTCATTTATTGCTAATTTGGTACTGTTAATCTTGCCTATAATTTCATTTGTCGCTTTTAATAAAATTTCTCCATATTCCGTCAACTCAACTACTTTTCCTGACCTTAAAAATAAATTGACATCTAACTCTTCTTCCAACTTAGATATTGCAATACTTATAGTTGGTTGTGTAACATAAAGTTTTTTTGCAGCAACCGAGAAACTTTTTACATATGCAACTGCTTGAAAATATTTTAACTGATTTAAATCCATAGAATCACTTCTTTATCTTAATTTATCATAATATTATCATATAACAAAAAGAACTTGAATTTCAATCACTCATCTAATAAAAATTTTACTTAAAGCTTAAGCTTTCCTTGTATTCTTTATATTTCGCATAATTTTCCGCTATCATAAGCGCAACTATTATACCGTCAAAAACATCCTTTTTTAAGTTAGACTCAATAAATGCATCTACTCCTACAAATCCTGCACATCCCAAAACTATGGAATCTGAATTATATTTATCCATCGAATTTAAAGATGCTTTTAACAAAGCTCTCTTTAAATCTTCTCCGTTTTCTTTTTCAGGATAACCCACATCTTTCAAACCGTCTAAAGCCCCATATCGGTCAACCATATCTTTTTTCAATTCAATGGTCTTATCAGATGAACCTATTATGGAGAAAGTTTTTCCAAGCATTTTAGAAAACAATACCGAACATTCTCCAATCCCAAGTATTATTTTATTTGTCAATTTTCTAAGTTCATATAAATTTGGATCTAAATGGCAGGCTAAAATAAATATTTCATAATTTTCCTTGTTTTTTAATATGGTTTCAGAAACTTCTTCATAGGTAGCCTTTATCGTTTGCTTTGAAAATACAAGTTTAGGCGTCTTTTCCATTCCAACTACATCTACTTCTATAAATTCCGTTTTGAAAGATTTTACAACTTCTTTTATTTTTAATGTCATTTCTCCATCGCTGTTGGGATTAATTATAAGTATTTTCATAATAAACTCCTATCAATATTAATCAAGCAATCATAAAATAAACTTGCGCCGGATTCTATGTCTTCAGGTTTTGAATATTCTTCCGGTGAATGACTTACTCCATTAACGCTTGGTATAAATATCATTGCCGTTGGTACTTTTTTACTCATTTCCTTTGCATCATGTCCTGCCCCGCTGCTCATAAGTTTATAATTATAGTTATTTTCCTTCGCAGTTTTTACCATTATGCCAATAATTTTTTCATCTAATTTTACAGCCGGTTTTTCTATATTTTTAGTAATTTCAATATTTGAGTCAGATTTAACATGATCTTTTATTGCTTTATAAAATTTATCTATATTCGTTTGACTTAAGTCTCTTACTTCAGTTAAAATTTCAGCACTTCCCGGAATAACATTATACATTCCGGGCTTTATAACTATATTTCCAACTGTCATTACAAAGGGTTGTGAGAATTTTTCAGCTTCTTTGTATAGCTTATTCAAAATTTCAGGTAATTTTCTTATGGGATCATCTCTTAAATTCATCGGAGTTGTACCTGCATGGTTTGCCGTTCCTTTAATTAAGATATTATACCTTGTTATGCCTACAATACCATCTACTATACCCACATCATATTTTTCATTTTCTAAAGTCCCACCTTGTTCAATATGAATTTCCAAAAATGCAACTATATTAGAAAAATCTATTTCACAAGATTTAACATCTTTTACACTTAAAGAATAATGTTTTAATTTTTCTTCAAAATCTTCATTTACAATATTATTCCCACAAATGCTCCTGCTGCCGAATGTTCCTCCCATTTCACTGCCTTCTTCAGCATTGAAACAGGCAAGTATTATTCCGTGACTTAATTCATGTTTTTGTTCTATAAGAGTTTCTATAATTTCAAACCCGGAAAATATGCCCAAAGCTCCATCATACAGACCTCCATCTCTTACCGTATCCAGATGTGAACCGATCATTATATATTTATCTGCGTTTTTAGGATTGTAAGTAATAAATAAATTTCCTACCTTATCAACGTCGGTATTTAGGCCTTTGCTTTTTGCTAAATTTTGCAGTTTTTCCAAAGCTTCAAAATATTCTTTTGAAAAAGCAAGTCTTGAAATCCCCTCTCCATCCAATCCTTTTCCAATCTCTCCTATATCTTTTAAATTTTTTAAAAGTCTATTTATATTAATCATGATAAATCTCCTTTATTGTAAATAAGAGTATTGAGATTTCCCCAATACTCTTGCTTTTTAATCCTAGTTGTCATTTCTTAAAATAAGTTTTCCCCAGCCCTTAGTTCCATCTTTTTCAGGATCTACTTCTCCGTCTTGCATTACAACCTTACCTCTTATTATAGTATAGTTGATCTTGCAATTTAATTCCTTTCCATCATAGACTTTGGCTATTTCTTTTGAACCTGAATAATTTTTCTTCCAATCAATAGTGAATTTATCGTTCATGTCAAATATTACCAAGTCTCCATCAGAACCGGGTTGTATAGTTCCCTTTCTTGGATATATATCGAATATTTTAGCAGGGTTTATACTGCAAAGTTCCACAACTCTTTCCAATGTCAATCCTCTTTCGCCTTTTGCTACCTCATTAAGCATTAATGGAAGTCTTAAATCAATGCCTACAAATCCTGCAGGAGCTTTAAATATATCATCTTTTCCTTTTTCCTTTTCTTCAGCCAAGAATGGACCATGATCGCTTCCTATAAAATCAACTGTACCATCAATTACATAATCCCATATTTTATCTACAGTCTCTTTACCTCTTAAAGGCGGATTACATTTAGCATAGGGACCATGCTTAGGAAGTTCTTCTTCAGTGAGAAGTAAATAATGCGGACAGGTTTCAAGAAATACTTCTTGACCTTCAAGTTTCGCCTGTTTTGCCATTTCCATAGCTTCAGGGGTGGATATATGAACCAATTCAAGTCTGCAACCTGTTTCTTTAGCGAATAAAAGCATTTTTTGAACTGTAGAATACTCAGATATTGGAGGTCTGGATAGACAATGATATTCAGGTGTTACTTTTCCTTCTTTTCTATAATAGTCAATCAATCCTTGAATTAAATCGTTGTTTTCAGCATGAGATGCAAGAAGTAATCCTGTCTTAGCCACTTCTTTCATTCCTACATAGATCTCATAATCATTTGCCATAGTAAGACCTATAAATTCATCATCCCTTCCTTCAGGTGCTTCATGCAGGAAAGTCTTAAATGCTACAATACCTTCTTTTGCCACCTTTGTTATTTCTTCAGGATATTGTCCTCCTGCTGCTGCATAAAATGCATAATCAACAACACCTTGTCTTTCTTCGGCAATTTTTTTTCTATTGTCT
Proteins encoded in this window:
- a CDS encoding hypothetical protein (The structure of this domain is known and is; High confidence in function and specificity) — translated: MDLNQLKYFQAVAYVKSFSVAAKKLYVTQPTISIAISKLEEELDVNLFLRSGKVVELTEYGEILLKATNEIIGKINSTKLAINELKYANENIVKVSVTSPQFLQGINIFLDNNCIKFKQTVNKLEDVKKLMDYNLIDISITSPGYESNNIKHKLLFKDEFMLAVHKNNRLSKLKEVCLNDLKHENFILLDRGFPFRQQTDLLFESLNFIPNILMECDHELRRLLLNQNSGITISSKSAKLRGLYDDVINFIPLNDVKQSRDIVLSWNKNVYKSKGVEAFCNFIIDYYNNLRKK
- a CDS encoding Amidase, hydantoinase/carbamoylase family (Hydantoinase and carbamoylasehydrolyse the amide bonds of compounds containing carbamoyl groups or hydantoin rings.Enzymes in this subfamily are key biocatalysts for the production of optically pure amino acids from dl-5-substituted hydantoins (SSH); High confidence in function and specificity), translating into MNRLLKNLKDIGEIGKGLDGEGISRLAFSKEYFEALEKLQNLAKSKGLNTDVDKVGNLFITYNPKNADKYIMIGSHLDTVRDGGLYDGALGIFSGFEIIETLIEQKHELSHGIILACFNAEEGSEMGGTFGSRSICGNNIVNEDFEEKLKHYSLSVKDVKSCEIDFSNIVAFLEIHIEQGGTLENEKYDVGIVDGIVGITRYNILIKGTANHAGTTPMNLRDDPIRKLPEILNKLYKEAEKFSQPFVMTVGNIVIKPGMYNVIPGSAEILTEVRDLSQTNIDKFYKAIKDHVKSDSNIEITKNIEKPAVKLDEKIIGIMVKTAKENNYNYKLMSSGAGHDAKEMSKKVPTAMIFIPSVNGVSHSPEEYSKPEDIESGASLFYDCLINIDRSLL
- a CDS encoding Hydantoin racemase (This family contains aspartate racemase, maleate isomerases, glutamate racemase, hydantoin racemase and arylmalonate decarboxylase; Family membership), with the protein product MLIINPNSDGEMTLKIKEVVKSFKTEFIEVDVVGMEKTPKLVFSKQTIKATYEEVSETILKNKENYEIFILACHLDPNLYELRKLTNKIILGIGECSVLFSKMLGKTFSIIGSSDKTIELKKDMVDRYGALDGLKDVGYPEKENGEDLKRALLKASLNSMDKYNSDSIVLGCAGFVGVDAFIESNLKKDVFDGIIVALMIAENYAKYKEYKESLSFK
- a CDS encoding Amidohydrolase (Catalyzes the conversion of allantoin (5-ureidohydantoin) to allantoic acid by hydrolytic cleavage of the five-member hydantoin ring; High confidence in function and specificity); translation: MKLDLAVINGIVYVDGGFREVDIGIKDEKFAVICERGMLPDSDKTIDAKGKYVMPGGIDTHVHFRDPGHAERGTFYTESQAAVAGGTTTILEHPISSPPQYNKEILDNRKKIAEERQGVVDYAFYAAAGGQYPEEITKVAKEGIVAFKTFLHEAPEGRDDEFIGLTMANDYEIYVGMKEVAKTGLLLASHAENNDLIQGLIDYYRKEGKVTPEYHCLSRPPISEYSTVQKMLLFAKETGCRLELVHISTPEAMEMAKQAKLEGQEVFLETCPHYLLLTEEELPKHGPYAKCNPPLRGKETVDKIWDYVIDGTVDFIGSDHGPFLAEEKEKGKDDIFKAPAGFVGIDLRLPLMLNEVAKGERGLTLERVVELCSINPAKIFDIYPRKGTIQPGSDGDLVIFDMNDKFTIDWKKNYSGSKEIAKVYDGKELNCKINYTIIRGKVVMQDGEVDPEKDGTKGWGKLILRNDN